A region of the Senegalia massiliensis genome:
TTTTATTTTATGATATAGATATATAACCTCATCTAGTTCTTGACTTATATCTATTATTTCTGTTGTAATTATAAAATCATTCTTATGTAGTAGTTTATGCATTTGTTTTTTTAATGCTGTCATTTTCTCTTCAACATCTTTTACTTTCCCCATAAAACCACACTCTCATATTTTTTATTT
Encoded here:
- a CDS encoding Spo0E family sporulation regulatory protein-aspartic acid phosphatase; this encodes MGKVKDVEEKMTALKKQMHKLLHKNDFIITTEIIDISQELDEVIYLYHKIKSIDIKKDQDK